From Brienomyrus brachyistius isolate T26 chromosome 21, BBRACH_0.4, whole genome shotgun sequence, the proteins below share one genomic window:
- the LOC125717110 gene encoding UDP-glucose:glycoprotein glucosyltransferase 1-like yields MSKDGQCVPTASLAGRGPHKNKALFVSPGLAFQKEVANCSSGMDASTSVGGYDSVVLPHDEMDSPQIAVKIRPRENEVYFDVVAVVDPVTRDAQKLAPILTTLKTLVNINLRVFMNCQSKLSDMPLKSFYRYVLDPEISFAADGSFAPGPMAKFLDMPRTPLFTLNLNTPESWMVESVRTRYDLDNIYLEEVDGVVSAEYELEYLLLEGHCFDVTTGQPPRGLQFTLGTAADPVIVDTIVMANLGYFQLKANPGAWILKLRKGRSDDIYKIYSHEGTDSSPEADDLIVVLNSFKSKIIKVKVQKKPDKINEELLSDDTQDDEAGLWSSLKRTFTGTEKVDESKEEKDDVINIFSVASGHLYERFLRIMMLSVLKNTETPVKFWFLKNYLSPSFKEFIPYMAEQYGFQYELVQYKWPRWLHQQTEKQRIIWGYKILFLDVLFPLAVDKILFVDADQIVRTDLKELRDFNLEGAPYGYTPFCESRHEMDGYRFWKSGYWASHLAGRKYHISALYVVDLKKFRKIAAGDRLRGQYQGLSQDPNSLSNLDQDLPNNMIHQVPIKSLPQEWLWCETWCDDASKKAAKTIDLCNNPQTKEPKLQAAVRIVAEWTDYDQEIKRIYSKFLEEKERVGVASGNKTTPGSKTDPSQHIEL; encoded by the exons ATGAGCAAGGATGGACAGTGCGTTCCCACAGCCAGCCTCGCCGGCCGGGGCCCCCACAAGAACAAGGCCCTCTTTGTCTCCCCAGGGCTCGCCTTTCAGAAAGAGGTGGCCAATTGCAGCTCCGGCATGGACGCGTCAACG AGTGTAGGTGGCTACGACTCAGTGGTGCTCCCCCACGACGAGATGGACTCCCCCCAAAT TGCGGTGAAGATCAGACCCAGGGAGAATGAGGTGTATTTCGACGTGGTGGCTGTGGTCGACCCCGTGACCCGGGACGCCCAAAAGCTGGCCCCCATACTGACG accctgaAGACACTGGTGAACATCAACCTGCGGGTGTTCATGAACTGCCAGTCCAAGCTGTCCGACATGCCGCTGAAAAG TTTCTACCGCTACGTCTTGGACCCGGAGATTTCCTTCGCCGCGGATGGGAGCTTCGCGCCGGGCCCCATGGCCAAGTTCTTGGACATGCCGCGCACTCCGCTGTTCACCCTCAACCTGAACACCCCCGAGAGCTGGATGGTGGAGTCCGTCCGCACGCGCTACGACCTGGACAACATCTACTTGGAGGAGGTGGACGGCGTGGTCTCCGCAGAGTACGAGCTGGAGTACCTGCTCCTCGAGGGTCACTGCTTCGACGTCACCACGGGGCAGCCCCCCCGCGGCCTGCAGTTCACTCTGGGCACGGCGGCCGACCCCGTCATCGTGGACACCATCGTCATGGCCAACTTG GGCTACTTCCAGCTCAAGGCCAACCCTGGAGCCTGGATCCTGAAGCTCCGGAAGGGAAGGTCTGATGACATCTACAAGATCTACAG TCACGAAGGGACGGACTCCTCGCCCGAGGCTGATGACCTCATCGTGGTCCTCAACAGCTTCAAGAGCAAGATCATCAAAGTCAAG GTCCAGAAGAAGCCTGACAAGATAAACGAGGAGCTCCTCAGTGACGACACTCAGGACGATGAAGCCGGGCTCTGGAGTTCACTGAAACG GACCTTCACAGGAACGGAGAAGGTGGATGAAAGTAAGGAAGAGAAGGATGACGTCATCAACATCTTCTCCGTGGCATCCGGGCACCTCTACGAGAGGTTCCTGCG GATCATGATGCTGTCAGTTCTGAAAAACACCGAGACACCTGTCAAGTTCTGGTTCCTCAAGAACTACCTCTCTCCCTCGTTCAAG GAGTTCATCCCCTACATGGCGGAGCAATACGGCTTCCAGTACGAGCTGGTCCAGTACAAGTGGCCGCGCTGGTTACACCAGCAGACCGAGAAGCAGCGAATCATCTGGGGCTACAAGATCCTCTTCCTGGACGTGCTCTTCCCATTGGCCGTCGACAAGATCTTATTCGTCGACGCCGACCAG atAGTGCGCACAGACCTGAAGGAGCTGCGAGACTTCAACCTGGAAGGGGCGCCCTACGGCTATACCCCGTTCTGCGAGAGTCGCCACGAGATGGATGGCTATCGCTTCTGGAAGTCGGGTTATTGGGCCAGTCACCTGGCCGGCCGCAAGTAccacatcag CGCCCTCTATGTGGTGGACCTGAAGAAGTTCAGGAAGATCGCGGCTGGTGACCGCCTGCGAGGGCAGTACCAGGGCCTGAGCCAGGACCCCAACAGCCTGTCCAACCTGGATCAG GATCTGCCCAACAACATGATCCACCAAGTGCCAATCAAATCGCTCCCCCAGGAGTGGCTGTGGTGTGAAACTTGGTGCGATGATGCCTCCAAAAAGGCAGCCAAGACCATTGACTTG tgcaaTAATCCTCAGACAAAGGAGCCCAAGCTCCAAGCTGCTGTCCGCATAGTGGCCGAGTGGACCGACTACGACCAGGAGATCAAGCGCATCTACAGCAAGTTcctggaggagaaggagagagtcGGCGTCGCCAGCGGCAACAAGACGACACCTGGGAGTAAGACAG ATCCCTCACAGCACATTGAGCTGTAG